A section of the Paralichthys olivaceus isolate ysfri-2021 chromosome 16, ASM2471397v2, whole genome shotgun sequence genome encodes:
- the LOC109647480 gene encoding cAMP-responsive element modulator-like isoform X1: MDTSVSFQFDSSLNDSLSDEENQSEASLSPAAPQVSVAESPGGTVVQLSDGETVEVQRLIQAPQTSVIQSPQVNTVQIATAAELEENKSATDAQKRREILSRRPSYRQILNELSSDSPAVPKIDEEETEEEEEEVSSAASASIYQTSSGQYIAVTQGGAIQLSSPGVEALQGAQTLTVADSASSQPGATVLQCAAQPGDAPQQFYIQGGQVLLQAATGDIPAYQLRSPNSGLAQSIVMAASPGTMQSPSSQHAEEITRKREVRLMKNREAARECRRKKKEYVKCLENRVAVLENQNKTLIEELKALKDIYCHKGE; the protein is encoded by the exons ATGGACACGTCGGTATCGTTTCAGTTCGACAGCAGTTTGAATGACTCGCTGTCAGATGAAGAGAACCAGAGTGAAGCCAGTTTATCTCCTGCTGCCcctcag gTGTCTGTGGCAGAGTCACCCGGCGGGACCGTGGTCCAGCTGTCTGACGGTGAGACAGTGGAGGTCCAGAGGTTGATCCAGGCGCCTCAGACCTCTGTCATACAGTCACCTCAGGTTAACACTGTACAG ATCGCCACGgcagcagagctggaggagaacaaGTCAGCCACAGACGCTCAGAAGAGACGGGAGATTCTCTCCAGGCGTCCATCCTACCG ACAAATCCTCAATGAGCTTTCGTCCGATTCGCCGGCAGTTCCTAAAATCGATGAGGAggagactgaggaggaggaagaggaggtgtcGAGCGCAGCCTCAGCCTCCATCTACCAGACCAGCTCAGGACAATAca TCGCAGTCACTCAAGGGGGAGCCATCCAGCTGAGCAGCCCGGGAGTCGAGGCCCTTCAGGGGGCTCAGACCCTGACGGTGGCCGACTCTGCCTCCTCGCAGCCCGGAGCCACCGTCCTCCAGTGTGCAGCTCAGCCTGGAGACGCTCCACAGCAGTTCTACATCCAGGGTGGACAGGTGCTCCTCCAAG CCGCCACAGGAGACATCCCCGCCTACCAGCTGCGGTCGCCCAACTCGGGCCTGGCGCAAAGCATCGTGATGGCTGCGTCCCCGGGCACCATGCAGAGCCCGTCGTCACAGCACGCCGAGGAGATCACCCGCAAGAGGGAAGTCAGGCTGATGAAAAACAG GGAGGCAGCTCGTGAGTGCcgcaggaaaaagaaagagtacGTCAAATGTCTGGAAAACCGCGTGGCCGTGttagaaaaccaaaacaagacCCTGATTGAAGAGCTGAAAGCACTGAAGGACATTTACTGCCACAAAGGCGAGTAG
- the LOC109647480 gene encoding cAMP-responsive element modulator-like isoform X2: MQRESREREKETERKEGERERGFSGAGIKSVFTLRCSAAVGLDYWKREMAVTGDETESAATGDIPAYQLRSPNSGLAQSIVMAASPGTMQSPSSQHAEEITRKREVRLMKNREAARECRRKKKEYVKCLENRVAVLENQNKTLIEELKALKDIYCHKGE; encoded by the exons atgcagagagagagcagagagagggaaaaggagacggagagaaaagagggagagagggagagaggtttCAGTGGAGCAGGAATAAAGAGTGTTTTCACATTGAGGTGTTCTGCTGCCGTGGGGCTGGATTATTGGAAACGAGAGATGGCTGTAACCGGGGATGAGACTGAGTCAG CCGCCACAGGAGACATCCCCGCCTACCAGCTGCGGTCGCCCAACTCGGGCCTGGCGCAAAGCATCGTGATGGCTGCGTCCCCGGGCACCATGCAGAGCCCGTCGTCACAGCACGCCGAGGAGATCACCCGCAAGAGGGAAGTCAGGCTGATGAAAAACAG GGAGGCAGCTCGTGAGTGCcgcaggaaaaagaaagagtacGTCAAATGTCTGGAAAACCGCGTGGCCGTGttagaaaaccaaaacaagacCCTGATTGAAGAGCTGAAAGCACTGAAGGACATTTACTGCCACAAAGGCGAGTAG